TACCGGGAGACCATTGTGCCCCCTGCGTCTaatctgtgtgtgcaggtgtccaATCTGCTCGGCTCCGCTGCGGCCTGACAATGGCTCGGCCGCCCAGTGGTGGTCACGAGGCTCTCTAACACTTATTAAATGTGGATTCCTCACTGTCTGTTGTCACAGTTCCTGAATGAGGCCCCTCTCAATGGCATTACTGGAGCTGGCTGAACATCAAGAACTATTAAAATAATTGATTGACCATGCTGTTGTACTCGGACTATTAAACAGGGatgctaaatgtgtgtgtgcaggcggaATGGttgcatttgtgcatgtgtttgtgctgttCCAAAACAATATGGACACCTTTTGTTTTTCTATCATTATTAGCTACTTCCAGGAGAGATGGTGTCTGGCAATTTACCATGACCGCTTCCCTGATTTCGAGGAAGAGATGCACCATATCATGGAATCCACGCAAATACAGGTTGGTCTACCTTCTTTTAGACCTTTTCTATATTGTGCAATGCAGTTTTGTACTTTtccatgtatgcatgtgtgtacatggtaCTGTAAAGATTCTGTCTCTGTTGTATGAAAGGTGAATTAACCCTCCTttaagagagaggagaatgcCTGTGGTAGTGTCTGAATCCTTTTCTGTGTCCAGCTTCAGGGTGATGCCGTGTCTATACCTGAACTCATTCAGAGACTGGTGGAGGCTAATGTGGAAATCACAGAAGAACCAGAGCATTTCCTCAAGAAGAGTTTTGAGAAGAGCAAGGGATTAGCCTCCTTGAAGAAGAGCGCCCTCAATTACCTTAAGTACAACAGATACCATCTGACCATGTATGCACAGCCTGGATTACTGTGAGTGCATCACATCTCAGTTtcctcctgcctctctctttaTTAAACTCTGTATTGTTGTGATTTCATGTGGGCATTGTCAtgattttttcctttttttttgtttgtttcatttaGTTTACCCtctattttgtcttttttgttcttttttgaaCAAATCAAGTAAATAAAAACTTGTGCTCTGCACGAAATTCGTCCACATGCTGTTTGAATGTAAACTGTGGATTGGAAGAATCTGAAATCGTAACAGACATGCTATAGAAAGTCATTCTTCTGCCAGAGCCGCATTTGCTGTCCTTTAGGAGTTCTGGCAGCTGTATGTTAATTGAGCACAAATCTTCACCGCTCCTCTCGCGCAACAGCACACGCCGCTGAACAAACATCCGTACACGCGCGCCCTGGCGCATGAGCTCGGCCAGGCATCTATTTTGCCCATTAACTTTTATCTATTATCGCGCGGTATGGGTATTCAAACACGTCAATTGACATGGTTCAATGATATTAAATTGGGGATCAGCCTTCTGTCTAATTTAGTTTTACAAAAAGCGATTTGTGTGAGAGGAATAATGAGCTGCCAAACACTTACAAAGAATACATTTTTATTAGTTGTTTTATCATTTTACCAGACATTTGAGCGGTTTTCTTGATTTTTCATTAAAATCAATGAATTCCGGACTCCATAGCAGTCCTGAGTTGCAATGTTTGTTGAGTATACTTGGCAACAAATACGGTTCGATGAgggtacaaaacaaaacaaaaatgcattcTGGAGGACAGTCTTAATTCTTTGACAGTGCACTAATTTAACTTCGCCCTGCAGCAGCTTTATGCTAATGAGCAGAACAATAGGCCCCACAGCCCGCAGCTTGATGCGCCGCTTTCGAGTGCCTGGAAAATAATCATTCCTACAGACAAGTGGATGTGTCAAAATGAGCTCGCGGCACGTAGTATGGAAAGACGACATGGAGTGACTAGAGTTTGGATGATTTCCAAATGTTGAAATAATTGTATTGCAATAGTTTTACCTTTTGTAGAATTCACAAATTCATGTGTACCCTGTGAAAGACGTATTTTTAAAACTACCAAGATGAGCTAACCTTGATAGGCTATTATTAACTTACTACCCACCCTTAGGATCTGTTTACAAGCCTAATAATGTACATTTGGAAACCTGTTTTGACATGTTCTGTTTACAGCAGAATTAATTGTCCACATGTCAGGGGTCCAGTCAAACAACAATAACTGAGGGATTAATATAATCATAATCACTTCTTAGACGTGTGGATTTTAGGTAGAGAGTGATTTGGCCGAGAGACAGTGCATTTATAACCCAGCAGTAATCGTTCTTTGCCCCATTTGAAGATCTTTGTCCAACTGATTACGCCtcacgcttctctctctctctctcttggccaGATTGCTTGTGAAACCTATTTTACCGTGCAATTTCCTTTTCAGCCGCATACGGGGTGCAGACTGCACAAGCGTGGCTTTTGTGATGCAAAGCAGGGGACCCCCTCTTTTATTAATTATGTATGCGTAAGATGACTGATTCATATGTCCGGAATTCAACTGTCGTATCAAACACATGTCGCCGTCGGCGCTTTGCtcaaatgcaaaacaaaaaaaaatatatagacaATTTATCTGTTTTGGTATTTATCTGTTGTGGATGTGTAATTTATCTCCCATGTTTTTTCTGTCAGTTATTTGCTTTAAGAGAACAGAAGATAGAATTGCAAGCACTCTTGAACGCTGTTGTCCACACGATGCACTGCTTTGTTGTCATTTTCCGTTGATGGGCAACCCCTCCCCTTTTTAATTTGGGATTCTGATGGTCTGGTAGTGACGGACAGATCAGAGCCCCCCAAAGGAGACGCACAAAGCCGAGGCACGTGTGCATTTGTATAGAAACCCATCAGACCGTAAAAAGAGGTGGGTCCCGGCGTGTGCTCTTGTCGGGAAGGAAGGGGCGCGGAGCGCATTGTAATATAATAAACCTCAGGTACATCTGCTTAGCAATCTGCAAATCCTCCTACATTTTCACCCGACACCAAGCCTTCCTACCCTCCCACTCACAAATCCATAGGGATCTTAGTTccatctgattggctgatgttgTGGCAACAAGGGGCGAGAACAATGTCATCATTTCTCCTTAAAAAGAGTGCTGCTATGCCTTACTGATGAAAAGCATTTCATGAGGAGAGCGGCGAGACGCGGAGAGACCACAGAAAACCGAAATATCATCGGTGTCTGCAATCCACTAGACTCGGGATTTTGTTTTGACACCATTCGTCTCTCGCATCCCCCTTTTCTACAGTGCCTTCTGCTTCACCACCAAGATGCCCCGAGGATTTTTAGTGAAAAGGAACAAGAAAGCAACACCTGTTTCCTACAGAGTTCGCTCTGATGAGGAGGAACAGGGACAGTTCCCGGTCCTGCCGACACAGGCGAATGCTCTGACATCCGGCACGATCGCATCCAGCCCTCCTCGTGCTGCAACATCATCACCAAATAGTGAGCCCGGCCGGGACACATCCAGACAGGATGCTAAACCAGTTCAGTTCGGAAATCCGGAGGCAGTGTACCAGGCATTATACAGCCCCACCCGGCCCGTCAGCAAGGAACATGAGCGGGCATATTTTGAGAGACGCTTCAACCTCGGTTCACCGGTCTCCGCGGAGTCATTCCCGACACCTGCGGCTCTCAACAGTTTAGATCACCTCCTGTTCGCACCAGTGGACCTAAAAATCGGAACCAGCAACAGCAACCGGAGCGGCACCACTAACAGCGTCCCAACAACAACTGCTACAACCAACACAACAAAAAGACCTTCATCCGACAACACCGAGCGCAAGAGCAGGCCAGCGCCTAAAAAACCCAAAGCGATCAGGAAACTGCAATTTGAGGATGAGGTCACAACTTCACCAGTGCTCGGATTGAAAATAAAGGAGGCACTGGTCGACCAGAAACCCACACAGCCACCTTCCGCGGGCGATAAGCCTCTCGGAGAGTTTGTCTGTCAGTTATGCCGAGAGGCATACGTCGACCCGTTCGCTTTAGCCCAGCACAAGTGCTCGCGCATCGTCAGAGTCGAGTACAGGTGTCCGGAGTGTGACAAGGTCTTCAGCTGCCCCGCTAACCTGGCGTCCCACAGACGCTGGCACAAGCCGAAACCTCAAAATGCAACGATGGTTTCTGGAAACCAAAACCCCAAATCGGAGGTCACCAAAATGCCCGCCGGGGACAAGGGTGCGTCGACCGAGATTGCCAAGGATACCGTGCGCGCGGAGCTTGCGAGTGACAGAGACACACCCAGCCCCGGGCTGTCAGAGTCGGGATCTGAAGATGGGCTATACGATTGTCACCACTGCGGGAAAAAGTTCAAACGTCAAGCTTATTTGAGGAAGCACATTTTGTCTCATCACGCCTCCCAAAGCCAAGATGCTGGCCTGACAGCCCAGAGCGAGGGCAAAGCGAAGACACCGTTCGCTTTAGATCAGGCACAAAACCAAGTACCGCTGAATCTCAGTTCTTCTGAGTGTCACTTGTGCCCGGTTTGTGGCGAGAACTTTCCCAGCAGAGTGAGTCAAGAGAGGCACGTTCGCCTCCAGCACTCCTCACAGGTGTACCCCTGCAAATACTGCCCTGCGATGTTCTACAGCTCCCCGGGACTAACGCGACACATCAACAAATGTCACCCGTCGGAAAATCGCCAAGTCATCCTGTTACAGATGCCTGTGCGCCCAGCCTGCTAAATCACTACTCAAAACAGTGCCTTCTCATGGAACCGACGTCACGAGTTTCACAGCGCAAGGTGACTCTTTAAACAGCAACAGGATGTTAAAATCCTCCAATGAACTTGAATGCTATATTTTCTGACGTAACTTAGTTTATCTGGAGAGTAAAACTAGACTGTTAAATTATTTTTCTAGGATCTCTGCACATTTGCGATTACGCATTAGCTTCTAGACCTAAGAGAGGGATATCCTAGCTGTGATGTCGTGAGAAAAATGCCTTTTTAATTCACAGGCCGTAAATGTACTTATCACTTTACTAGCTTTAACATAGCTTGTGAATCTGTGGACATTGGAATTTAGCTTttccagacaaaaaaaaaaatttttacaTTCCGGAAATATTCCCTGGGCCTTTTAGTGTAGCCACAAATGCCTTGAAATAGAGTTCTCTACATTATCTTCTGCTGTACAATTGCCTTAATCATGTATCCTGTCAAGTGATTGTTTGGACGTCTTATTTATCATCAATGCGTTTGTCACAAATCGTAGCctacatttattatttttatataatTGCAATACATTtacctttacatttatttttatttatttatgtatttatttattgaaaataTTTATTGTTTCGTGAGAGTAATTTGTGAGTCGTGTTGACTTTGTTTTCATTGACATAGCCAAATGTTGTCTCTGTCAAACTTGTCGTCTAAGTTTGCTTAGATGCTTTCAATTAAGTTGAAGTGTACTAGCTTGCAATCCAAGACATGACCTTGTAACACCCATTGCCTTTAGGTACAATCATTGTTTACCGGCAGCTTATTTTGTAATCATTAGCTCTTAACATGCTTCTATGTGTCTGCAGTATTTGCTATGTgtccaaataataaaaaataaacaacaacactgTGGTTTAATAAGCAGTTGTTATTATTTTGTTGAACTAATATTGTGTTTAAGATGTTTTTCTCTCATCTATATAGAGACTTCTAGCAACAAATATCATATAAACAAATTTTGCCCATGATAACAGCTCACTCTCGGTCACTCAAGTGTCTTCGTGCTTATCCAACATCCCATTAATGGCTCCAGTTTTCATACAGATCAGATCAAAAAACCTAGTGACCTTAAAGGAGTTCTGTACAACTAACAAGTACAAATTACAGTCAAGTCATGACTGAGTGCACAGTGCTTGACTGAGTGCTTGTGATTGAAACCATACTTTCTCTGGCAATGCTGCAGAGAGGCACAAGTTACATCTGTGTGATAACATGGGAACAGTATGGAATTTGCTTGGCTGTGTGTCTGAATACATTCCCTGAGTGAAGCAGTATTACTTTGTGTAAGATCCTCTGGTGTTTTGAACTTACTGACCCAAGTCTCAAGGGAATAATACaggccatagactgtataatacaGGCAATAAGCCTGTTCAGTGTTATTATCATATTAAAGAAAATATCGTCATCTCTCTGCATCTCGCAGACCAGAAAcacaacaggtgtgtgtgcgtgttcacaCACGTCgttatgtgcatgcgtgcgcatatttgtgtgtttatatgtgtgtgtgtgtgtgtgtgtgtgtgcgtgtgtgtgtgtgtgtttttgttcacgtgcatgcttgtgtgtgcctatgtgtatacaagcatgtgtgtgtgtgtgtgtgtgtgtttgattagaTTGATCTACATGAAAATAACAGCACCATAGGAAAGTTTTGGAATCTTGCATATTTATTGAGCATGTGAAGTCCTTGTCCATCTGATACTGTGATGTTCACCTTATACATATATAATGAAGCATGCACTTTGGCCGTGACaataaaagagaacattttgggGGACAAATAGCCTTGGAGGTCGAGTCTGTCCTGGCCACTCTTGGACAGAGCTTTTATCTGTAACCCTCAGATGCACTATAAGTAGAAAGGTGCTGCTCAGGGACCTCTGCACACCTGGGTTACACCTGCCCCTCGCCATGGCAACCAGTTCCCCTGAATGGAAAAACCCAAGGGTCTGCCGCCAGTAAAGTACTGCTATGTTagctgcgagagagagagagcgtcctGCGGGATACAACAGCGCTGTGTATAGCATGGACATGTACTGACTAAGCCAACTGTCATTTTCCAACCACTGAAAGCCCTATTATCAAAACACGCATGAAGAAATAGCAGATGGTGAATGGATATTGCGTCAGTTGGATGGATTGGTGGCACTcacagtttttgtgtgtgtgtgtgtgtgtgtgtgtgtgagtagtcaCCCCCTGTGACATTTGGTTGTGGTGTGAAAAAGAATAATCAACTGATATGAAGAAAACATACTACTGTGGGTTTTAATGTAGGCGGGAGAAGAGAAatagagggggggaaaaaagcccCATCAAAAGGATTGGGTGTGGTCAACATTTCCCTGTCAGCGTCCACAATGCTGGTGGTTTACCAAGGTGGTTCCCCAGAACGTGCTAGTCGTCTAACTTACTGAAAACATTCCATCACTTCACCTTTTTCCCCTgatctatctacagtatacacacaaatAGAGAAACTCTgatataccaacacacacacacacacacacacacacactgaaactaaCACACACTAGCCCCGCCCCCTATGCCACTCCCTATGTGAGTGACAGGTGGGTGGCAGCTGCAGAGCGAGAGGCCATAAGAGAAGCAGATAAAGACCCTCAAACACAAACAGCGCTGTCGCTGCCTCACCTTACTGTACTGCAAGCAGGGGCccagaccagacacacacacacaggcacatgtagACAGAGGCAGAGTCAGAGGAAAAAGATAACTAGATGATAATAAAAAGTAATTataatgaaatcatgtatttgCCTTCATGTAGGTGGTCATCAGGAGGTGTACAGAACAATTGTAGTATCTCTTTCCACAGTTCTGCATAGGAGTATACTATCTAGAACACTGCTACcacatgtttgcttgtgtgtgtgtgtgtgtgtgtgtgaaattatttttagatgtgtttctgtgtgcacaaacataagcatatatatatgtcttgcatgtatgtgtgtgtttagatgccatgtgtgtgtatgtgtgcatccacggctgtgattgtgtgtgtgtgtgtgtgtgtgtgtgtgtgggtgtatgtgtctctATCTGGGTGTGCATGTGGCATTGTTTAATTGGACATGGAGGGCATCTGTGGTCACTCTCCATCCAGCTCCCCCTCCAGCTCCAGCACAGCTGAGTGGCGCCCAGCCCTGGACCTGGGTCCAGCAGCgcaccctccacccccctcctgcCCGCCCGGCCCGCCCGCCCCACTGCCCCGCGCTGGCCACGTGCAGCAGACCACAGCGAAGCGCCCATCCTCACTGACttactgaccacacacaccaccggaCCACCACCAGCCTGACCGCACGTCTGGCCACTCCAATCAGCCCCGTGCCCACTGAGGTCTGGCCTCGGCGGTCTGGCCCAGAGACCGGCGCTGGTCTGGTGTAGGCCTGGCCAGAACTCGGCTCGCATGGATGggcccaccaccaccgccaccgcaGGCCTCTGCCAGTTACCAGATTTTGTCATTAAAGCCCCGTTTGCATCTAGTATCCATCATGATTAGCCACTGTCACAAGGACCGAGAGATTGCAATGATTGGTAGGTGTGCGACGCAGACAGAATGCCAGTAGGTATCTTTAGTCTCGCGTGCATCTGCTGACACTTATTTGCGGTCTGCAAACACCACGATTGTGTTTCCACTGCTGTCCCTTTTTATCTGGACCACAGGCCAGGAATGGATTGAAAAGTAAGCACCTCTGCGTtggacaggggggggggggagcacatAAATCAGCGAGGCCAAACATGAGCACACCTGCCCTGTGTGTTGCGTTCcgtccacccacccccccccccccccccccccccccccacacacacacacacacacacacacacacacaccacacacacacacacacacacacacacacacaccacacacacacacacacaaacacacaccacacacacacacaccacacacacacacacacaaacacacaccacacacacacacacacacacacacacacacaccacacacacacacacacacacacacacaccacccacgcATCTCCAGGTTTCCTCTCCTTCGCTTTTGTCTGCCCGCCCCGTCTGCtgtttacccccctccccccccccctcctccctgaaaagaaaggggggggaataaaagaagagaaagaagtgaAAGAAGTGAACAGGCTCTTTCAGCCTGACAGACGAGTGCTGCCCCGCGCGTGCCTCCTCTTATCTGCCTCGGCGCGAGacaaaaggagggagaggaaagtaaacactctctttctctccgctcgctttctctctctccctcgcttgctCGCCCCTCCCCTCACTGCCCTCCGCAGCCCCTGGCAAGTCAAACAAACCTTAAGGCATTTTCCAGTACGGCAGGTGCTGCTGTCAGGGACACGCGCACAGGGGGGAAAAAGTCAACAGGAAAAGATTTGCTACAGGGTAaaagcagatgtgtgtgtgtgtgtgtgtgtgtgtgtgtgtgtgtgcacacaaacacacgtatactaaaacacacacacacacacacacacacacacacacacacacacatgtgtatgcaCAGGTAACATggatttatgtacacatacatgcacattgcATATGTGCATGACTTGCACATACAAATTGCTGACAAAATAACCAAACTACTTAGAGGACTTACCCGGTAAGATGCCAATCTCAGGAGCCAtagcattagaagctgagaccaGGCCTTTTGCTGCTGTGCTTTATTATTTATATCTTGGTGTGAAGGTCCTTTCTTATAAATCTAAAGAATCatttaaatacataaaaaataaaaatgaaaacctCATCTTTACTGTCTTATGCTGGATACTAATGTGCAGTGGCACAAACCAGAAAAGCCTgaacaaaaaataactgcaaaaAGCCTCGGAATGTCACCAGCATCTGAATGGTTCACAGACATTCccacttgtgtgtttgtttgttgttgcatgtgtatgtgatgtttatctctgtatgtctgtgtatgtgtgtgtctgtgtgtgtgttaactgctTGTTTTGGAGTGAGTGACAGGGGCCAAGTCTGGCACACGTCCATTGTGTGTGATTCCTGAAAAACCTGTGACATATTTCTCTAGTCCCAAACCAGACGGCTTTTtt
The nucleotide sequence above comes from Alosa sapidissima isolate fAloSap1 chromosome 6, fAloSap1.pri, whole genome shotgun sequence. Encoded proteins:
- the insm1a gene encoding insulinoma-associated protein 1a produces the protein MPRGFLVKRNKKATPVSYRVRSDEEEQGQFPVLPTQANALTSGTIASSPPRAATSSPNSEPGRDTSRQDAKPVQFGNPEAVYQALYSPTRPVSKEHERAYFERRFNLGSPVSAESFPTPAALNSLDHLLFAPVDLKIGTSNSNRSGTTNSVPTTTATTNTTKRPSSDNTERKSRPAPKKPKAIRKLQFEDEVTTSPVLGLKIKEALVDQKPTQPPSAGDKPLGEFVCQLCREAYVDPFALAQHKCSRIVRVEYRCPECDKVFSCPANLASHRRWHKPKPQNATMVSGNQNPKSEVTKMPAGDKGASTEIAKDTVRAELASDRDTPSPGLSESGSEDGLYDCHHCGKKFKRQAYLRKHILSHHASQSQDAGLTAQSEGKAKTPFALDQAQNQVPLNLSSSECHLCPVCGENFPSRVSQERHVRLQHSSQVYPCKYCPAMFYSSPGLTRHINKCHPSENRQVILLQMPVRPAC